In Pseudomonas sp. MM213, a genomic segment contains:
- a CDS encoding DUF4398 domain-containing protein, producing MSIRPLFAALAVLALAGCAADPAPNEQIRLTEQVLVQAKAVGATADDVPEMKLAEDKFARAQGDMADQSYKHARMRAEQAELDARLAEAKVLTLKSEEKLDLLNTRITRLRKQVGDAQ from the coding sequence GTGAGTATTCGACCTCTTTTCGCTGCCCTGGCCGTTCTGGCTCTGGCGGGTTGTGCAGCCGATCCGGCGCCGAATGAACAGATACGCCTGACCGAACAGGTGCTCGTGCAAGCCAAAGCCGTGGGCGCCACCGCGGACGACGTGCCGGAAATGAAACTGGCCGAAGATAAATTCGCCCGTGCCCAAGGTGATATGGCCGATCAGTCTTACAAACATGCACGCATGCGCGCCGAACAGGCCGAACTTGACGCGCGCCTGGCCGAAGCCAAGGTCCTGACGCTCAAAAGTGAAGAGAAGCTGGATCTTCTCAACACCCGCATCACTCGATTGCGCAAGCAAGTGGGGGATGCCCAATGA